The Rhododendron vialii isolate Sample 1 chromosome 6a, ASM3025357v1 genome includes a window with the following:
- the LOC131331371 gene encoding kinesin-like protein KIN-4C isoform X1, with protein MEHCETKDSSQCVRVAVNIRPLVTPELLIGCTDCITVVPGEPQVQIGSHAFTFDYVFGSTGHSSSRIYDDCVAPIVDALFNGYNGTVLAYGQTGSGKTYTMGTNYNGQEHNGGIIPKVVETIFSRVHATRDSTEFLIRISFIEIFKEEVFDLLDQSPPVVSRGDGVSLAKPAGPARVPIQIRETVNGGITLAGVTEAEVRTKEEMALFLMRGALSRATGSTNMNSQSSRSHAIFTISMEQKKIAGAFHNDSGDDILCAKLHLVDLAGSERAKRTGADGMRFREGVHINKGLLALGNVISALGDEKKRKEGGHVPYRDSKLTRLLQDSLGGNSKTVMIACVSPADTNTEETLNTLKYANRARNIQNKAIINRDPMTAQMQRMRSQIEQLQTELLFLRGDSGGSFEELQILKHKISLLEASNAELRGELQERRIACEHLAQRALDAQVEKDKLIMRIESARNGKSWDEIDSTSDQDFDLVKSYVSKIQELEGELLRLQNLNGSKVVDCLELDDDALHSRDTYFTNLHELSSGSGTKDVDINGEAEDQVKELEHSSLQEKLDMELKELDKKLEQKEAEMKRVASVDPSVLKQHYEKKVHELEDEKRALQKEIEELRYNLENMSSTSDEGAQKLKEDYLQKLNVLESQVAVLKKKQDAQAQLLRQKQKSDEAAKRLHDEIHRIKTQKVQLQQKIKQESEQFRLWKASREKEVLQLKKEGRRNEYEMHKLLALNQRQKMVLQRKTEEASMATKRLKELLESRKTSSRETSAAGNSNGPGIQSLMQTIEHELEITVRVHEVRSEYERQMEERARMAKEVAELKEEAQNLRQTNLSGCPETMSPGARNSRIFALENMLATSSSTLVSMASHLSEAEERERAFSGRGRWNQVRSLAEAKNIMNFLFNLASSSRCQLRGKEVDCREKDSAIRELKGKIVNLIRQLEMQKAALLQQEKMHKLALMKHSTDNTARSGNSDLNSGEAHVYDLRPKGLQGSMVFSNAGNNSRLLVDMDTSESEHSDLDATYDDDDTEWEATEKRIARKRNSKTDGRIGALSHPIEISDSESLKTEASDERTTAVTQKTTSGLCCTCSRYSLCKTTRCECRAGGGSCGVSCNCISSKCSNREATLTKALDYLPHSELGDCNDETDRSQNLASEGAKLLQSALAEKLVDANEGNEPRRKPLSDIGNTVGKSNAPKPNQRKKWRKSVIQLVPVAAPTPQPEITEAIKKPESSDIEAEIPLQLPRAMRSAASNSNLLRERNSEQSDVSVVNKDGSGAPAPTSPPRRQRMTDEKENRGL; from the exons ATGGAACATTGTGAGACGAAAGACTCGTCGCAATGTGTGAGAGTAGCGGTGAATATCAGACCGTTGGTGACGCCAGAGCTGCTGATTGGCTGTACTGACTGTATCACAGTTGTCCCCGGTGAACCGCAG GTTCAGATAGGTTCGCATGCGTTCACATTTGACTATGTATTTGGAAGCACAGGTCACTCGTCTTCTCGTATTTATGATGATTGTGTTGCTCCCATCGTCGATGCCCTATTTAACGGTTACAACGGCACCGTGTTAGCTTATGGCCAG ACTGGATCGGGGAAAACCTACACAATGGGGACAAACTACAATGGACAAGAACACAACGGTGGAATCATTCCTAAGGTGGTGGAAACTATATTTTCCAGAGTACATGCAACTAGAGATTCCACTGAATTCCTAATCAGAATATCGTTTATTGAG ATATTTAAGGAAGAGGTATTTGATTTACTGGATCAGAGCCCACCAGTTGTTTCTCGAGGTGATGGAGTGTCTCTAGCAAAGCCTGCAGGACCCGCAAGAGTTCCTATTCAAATCAGAGAGACTGTGAATGGCGGGATTACACTTGCTGGTGTGACGGAGGCAGAGGTCAGAACAAAAGAGGAGATGGCTTTATTTCTTATGCGTGGCGCATTATCTCGTGCTACTGGAAGCACTAATATGAACAGTCAATCAAG TCGTTCACATGCTATATTCACAATATCCATGGAGCAAAAGAAAATTGCTGGAGCTTTTCATAATGACAGCGGAGATGATATTCTGTGTGCAAAACTTCATTTAGTGGATCTTGCTGGTTCTGAAAGAGCAAAGCGAACTGGAGCAGATGGGATGCGTTTCCGCGAAG GTGTTCATATCAATAAGGGACTGCTGGCCCTTGGTAATGTGATAAGTGCCTTGGGAGACGAGAAGAAGCGGAAAGAAGGAGGCCATGTTCCATATCGTGATAGCAAGTTAACGCGTCTGTTACAG GATTCCCTTGGAGGAAACAGCAAAACAGTCATGATAG CTTGTGTAAGTCCTGCAGACACAAATACTGAGGAGACCTTAAACACTTTAAAGTATGCAAATCGTGCTCGCAACATTCAGAACAAAGCCATT ATCAACCGTGACCCAATGACAGCTCAAATGCAAAGAATGCGAAGCCAAATTGAACAACTGCAGACCGAGCTCCTTTTCCTTCGTGGAGATTCCGGTGGGTCTTTTGAGGAGCTTCAG attttgaAGCACAAGATCTCTTTGCTTGAAGCAAGCAATGCAGAGCTAAGAGGGGAGCTTCAAGAACGCCGAATTGCTTGTGAACATCTTGCGCAACGTGCTCTCGATGCTCAG GTTGAAAAAGATAAACTGATAATGAGAATCGAATCAGCCAGAAATGGTAAATCTTGGGATGAGATTGACTCTACTTCAGATCAG gATTTTGATTTGGTGAAGTCATATGTATCGAAAATTCAAGAATTAGAAGGGGAACTGTTACGCTTGCAAAATTTGAATGGTTCAAAAGTTGTTGATTGTCTTGAGTTGGATGATGATGCGCTTCACTCCAGAGATACATATTTCACGAATCTTCATGAGCTTTCATCTGGGTCTGGTACGAAAGACGTCGACATCAATG GTGAGGCCGAAGACCAGGTAAAAGAGTTGGAACATTCTTCTCTTCAGGAGAAACTGGATATGGAGCTCAAGGAGTTGGACAAAAAACTTGAACAGAAGGAG GCTGAAATGAAGCGGGTTGCAAGTGTTGACCCCTCAGTTCTTAAGCAACATTACGAGAAGAAGGTTCATGAATTGGAGGATGAGAAAAGGGCTCTGCAG AAAGAGATTGAGGAACTGAGGTACAATCTTGAAAATATGTCATCTACTTCTGACGAAGGTGCTCAAAAGCTGAAAGAGGATTATCTTCAGAAGTTAAATGTTCTTGAATCACAG GTTGCAGTgctaaaaaagaaacaagatgCTCAAGCTCAACTCTTAAGACAGAAACAAAAAAGCGACGAGGCAGCAAAAAGACTACATGATGAGATTCATAGAATAAAGACGCAAAAG GTCCAattgcaacaaaaaataaagcaagaGTCTGAGCAATTCAGATTGTGGAAAGCATCACGAGAAAAAGAAGTTCTTCAG CTtaagaaagaaggaagaaggaatGAGTATGAGATGCACAAGCTACTTGCTTTGAACCAGAGGCAAAAGATG GTTTTGCAACGGAAGACAGAAGAAGCTTCTATGGCTACAAAACGGCTAAAAGAGCTATTAGAATCTCGAAAGACTTCATCGCGCGAGACATCTG CAGCTGGAAACAGCAACGGTCCTGGAATTCAG TCATTGATGCAGACAATCGAGCATGAACTCGAAATCACAGTACGGGTGCATGAAGTGCGCTCCGAATATGAGCGTCAAATGGAAGA GAGAGCTAGAATGGCTAAGGAGGTGGCAGAGTTGAAGGAAGAAGCACAAAACTTACGGCAGACAAATTTAAG tGGTTGCCCTGAGACAATGTCTCCTGGTGCAAGAAACTCAAGGATTTTTGCACTGGAAAACATGCTTGCTACTTCATCCAGCACCCTTGTTTCTATGGCATCACACTTGTCAGAAGCAGAAGAGCGTGAACGGGCTTTTAGTGGTAGAGGCCGTTGGAACCAAGTTCGGTCTCTTGCTGAagcaaaaaatattatgaattttctATTTAACTTAGCTTCTTCCTCCAG GTGCCAGTTACGGGGTAAAGAAGTGGACTGTAGGGAGAAAGATTCTGCAATAAGGGAGTTGAAGGGAAAGATTGTCAATTTAATTAGACAATTGGAAATGCAAAAGGCCGCTCTTCTACAGCAGGAGAAGATGCAT AAATTAGCTTTGATGAAGCACTCCACGGACAATACAGCAAGATCAGGGAATTCTGACCTGAATTCCGGGGAAGCACATGTGTATGATTTGCGGCCCAAG GGGTTGCAGGGGTCCATGGTTTTTAGCAATGCAGGGAATAACAGTCGGTTATTGGTTGACATGGACACATCTGAATCAGAACATTCTGACCTCGATGCAACTTATGATGATGATGACACTGAGTGGGAAGCTACTGAAAAGCGGATTGCTAGGAAAAGGAATTCTAAAACTGATGGCCGTATAGGAGCACTTTCGCATCCAATAGAAATCAGTGATTCTGAAAGTTTGAAAACCGAGGCTTCTGACGAAAGAACGACAGCTGTAACTCAGAAAACTACTTCTGGACTTTGTTGCACCTGCAGTAGATACTCGTTGTGCAAGACAACGAGATGTGAATGCCGAGCTGGTGGAGGAAGTTGTGGGGTCTCATGCAACTGTATATCCTCTAAATGCAGCAATAGAGAAGCTACTCTAACCAAAGCCTTGGATTACTTGCCGCATTCAGAACTGGGTGATTGCAATGATGAAACAGATAGGAGCCAAAATCTTGCTTCAGAAGGTGCAAAGCTACTTCAGAGTGCATTAGCTGAGAAGCTTGTTGATGCAAATGAGGGGAATGAGCCAAGAAGGAAGCCTTTATCTGACATCGGCAATACCGTG GGAAAATCAAATGCACCAAAACCTAACCAGAGAAAGAAATGGAGAAAATCTGTGATTCAACTTGTTCCTGTAGCAGCCCCAACTCCTCAGCCTGAAATTACTGAAGCCATCAAGAAACCAGAGAGCAGTGACATTGAGGCAGAAATCCCGTTACAGTTACCTAGAGCTATGCGGTCAGCTGCCTCAAATAGCAACCTattgagagagaggaattcTGAGCAGTCAGATGTTTCTGTTGTAAATAAAGATGGTAGTGGTGCTCCAGCTCCAACAAGTCCACCACGACGACAAAGAATGACAGATGAGAAAGAGAACCGTGGCCTTTAA
- the LOC131331370 gene encoding argininosuccinate lyase, chloroplastic — MESLLSSSTSSSSFLRLLYTPTKYTLSRPQPLLLSLIAQGSRQRGPAAVSCAMGQSKEAKLWGGRFEESVTDAVERFTESISYDKQLYKHDIMGSRAHASMLAHQGLMSNSDRDSILQGLDKIEKQIEAGKFVWRTDREDVHMNIEAALTDLIGEPAKKLHTARSRNDQVLTDFRLWCRDAIDAILSFIKRLQVSLVTLAEKNEGLIVPGYTHMQRAQPVLLQHLLLAYVEQLERDAGRLLDCRVRLNFCPLGACALAGTGLPIDRFMTSKALGFTAPLRNSIDAVSDRDFVLEFLSANSIIAIHLSRIGEEWVMWASEEFGFLTPSDSVSTGSSIMPQKKNPDPMELVRGKSARVVGDLVSLLVLCKGLPHAYNRDLQEDKEPVFDSVKTIIGMLEVSAEFAQNITFNQERIKKALPAGHLDATTLADYLVKKAIPFRTSHDIVGRAVGCCVSKNCQLQDLSLDELRSIDPVFEKDVYEFLGVENSIKKFCSYGSTGAECVASQLEYWISELNINRVAVGQ; from the exons ATGGAGTCCCTGCTCAgctcttctacttcttcttcgtCCTTTCTTCGCCTTTTATACACGCCCACAAAGTACACTCTCAGCAGACCTCAACCACTCCTACTCTCTCTCATCGCCCAAGGGAGCAGACAGAGAGGACCCGCGGCGGTGTCGTGCGCCATGGGCCAGTCGAAGGAGGCGAAGCTGTGGGGAGGTCGGTTCGAAGAGAGCGTGACTGACGCCGTGGAGAGGTTCACGGAGTCCATCTCCTACGACAAGCAACTCTACAAGCATGATATCATGGGCAGCCGAGCCCACGCCTCTATGCTTGCTCACCAG GGCTTGATGAGCAACAGTGATAGAGATAGTATTCTACAAGGTCTGGACAAGATTGAAAAGCAAATTGAAGCAGGCAAGTTTGTGTGGAGGACTGACAGAGAGGATGTGCACATGAACATTGAAGCTGCACTTACAGATTTGATTGGTGAACCAGCAAAGAAACTTCATACAGCGCGGAGTCGAAATGATCAAGTTTTGACTGATTTTCGATTGTGGTGTCGCGATGCTATTGATGCAATTCTTTCGTTTATTAAACGCCTTCAG GTCTCACTTGTGACGTTGGCTGAGAAAAATGAAGGCCTGATAGTTCCTGGTTATACACATATGCAGAGGGCACAACCTGTTCTACTGCAACATCTTCTCTTAGCATATGTTGAGCAG CTGGAACGTGATGCTGGTCGTTTACTAGATTGCAGAGTTAGGCTAAATTTCTGCCCTCTAGGTGCTTGTGCATTGGCTGGAACTGGTCTTCCCATTGATAGATTTATGACTTCTAAAGCTTTGGGATTCACTGCTCCCTTGAGGAACAG CATTGATGCAGTTTCAGATCGGGATTTTGTGTTGGAGTTTCTTTCTGCAAATTCCATCATAGCTATTCATCTGTCTCGGATTGGCGAAGAGTGGGTGATGTGGGCATCTGAAGAATTTGGATTTCTTACCCCTAGTGATTCAGTTTCAACAGGAAGTAGTATAATGCCTCAGAAGAAAAATCCAGATCCAATGGAACTCGTTCGTGGGAAGTCTGCAAGAGTTGTTGGAGACCTAGTTTCCCTTCTTGTGCTGTGCAAGGGACTTCCTCATGCTTATAATCGTGATTTACAG GAAGACAAGGAACCCGTATTTGACAGTGTCAAAACTATCATAGGAATGTTGGAAGTTTCAGCAGAGTTTGCGCAGAACATTACCTTCAATCAGGAGAGAATAAAGAAAGCCTTGCCAGCTGGTCATCTTGATGCCACTACACTGGCAGATTATCTGGTGAAAAAGGCAA TTCCTTTCAGGACCTCTCACGACATAGTTGGAAGGGCTGTTGGGTGTTGTGTTTCTAAAAACTGCCAGCTTCAGGATCTCAGTCTTGATGAGTTGAGAAGTATAGATCCAGTGTTTGAAAAGGATGTTTACGAGTTTCTTGGAGTAGAAAATTCAATCAAGAAATTCTGCTCATATGGTTCTACAGGTGCAGAATGTGTTGCTAGTCAACTTGAGTACTGGATTTCTGAGCTCAACATCAACAGAGTAGCAGTGGGGCAATAA
- the LOC131331371 gene encoding kinesin-like protein KIN-4C isoform X2, translating into MEHCETKDSSQCVRVAVNIRPLVTPELLIGCTDCITVVPGEPQVQIGSHAFTFDYVFGSTGHSSSRIYDDCVAPIVDALFNGYNGTVLAYGQTGSGKTYTMGTNYNGQEHNGGIIPKVVETIFSRVHATRDSTEFLIRISFIEIFKEEVFDLLDQSPPVVSRGDGVSLAKPAGPARVPIQIRETVNGGITLAGVTEAEVRTKEEMALFLMRGALSRATGSTNMNSQSSRSHAIFTISMEQKKIAGAFHNDSGDDILCAKLHLVDLAGSERAKRTGADGMRFREGVHINKGLLALGNVISALGDEKKRKEGGHVPYRDSKLTRLLQDSLGGNSKTVMIACVSPADTNTEETLNTLKYANRARNIQNKAIINRDPMTAQMQRMRSQIEQLQTELLFLRGDSGGSFEELQILKHKISLLEASNAELRGELQERRIACEHLAQRALDAQVEKDKLIMRIESARNGKSWDEIDSTSDQDFDLVKSYVSKIQELEGELLRLQNLNGSKVVDCLELDDDALHSRDTYFTNLHELSSGSGTKDVDINGEAEDQVKELEHSSLQEKLDMELKELDKKLEQKEAEMKRVASVDPSVLKQHYEKKVHELEDEKRALQKEIEELRYNLENMSSTSDEGAQKLKEDYLQKLNVLESQVAVLKKKQDAQAQLLRQKQKSDEAAKRLHDEIHRIKTQKVQLQQKIKQESEQFRLWKASREKEVLQLKKEGRRNEYEMHKLLALNQRQKMVLQRKTEEASMATKRLKELLESRKTSSRETSAGNSNGPGIQSLMQTIEHELEITVRVHEVRSEYERQMEERARMAKEVAELKEEAQNLRQTNLSGCPETMSPGARNSRIFALENMLATSSSTLVSMASHLSEAEERERAFSGRGRWNQVRSLAEAKNIMNFLFNLASSSRCQLRGKEVDCREKDSAIRELKGKIVNLIRQLEMQKAALLQQEKMHKLALMKHSTDNTARSGNSDLNSGEAHVYDLRPKGLQGSMVFSNAGNNSRLLVDMDTSESEHSDLDATYDDDDTEWEATEKRIARKRNSKTDGRIGALSHPIEISDSESLKTEASDERTTAVTQKTTSGLCCTCSRYSLCKTTRCECRAGGGSCGVSCNCISSKCSNREATLTKALDYLPHSELGDCNDETDRSQNLASEGAKLLQSALAEKLVDANEGNEPRRKPLSDIGNTVGKSNAPKPNQRKKWRKSVIQLVPVAAPTPQPEITEAIKKPESSDIEAEIPLQLPRAMRSAASNSNLLRERNSEQSDVSVVNKDGSGAPAPTSPPRRQRMTDEKENRGL; encoded by the exons ATGGAACATTGTGAGACGAAAGACTCGTCGCAATGTGTGAGAGTAGCGGTGAATATCAGACCGTTGGTGACGCCAGAGCTGCTGATTGGCTGTACTGACTGTATCACAGTTGTCCCCGGTGAACCGCAG GTTCAGATAGGTTCGCATGCGTTCACATTTGACTATGTATTTGGAAGCACAGGTCACTCGTCTTCTCGTATTTATGATGATTGTGTTGCTCCCATCGTCGATGCCCTATTTAACGGTTACAACGGCACCGTGTTAGCTTATGGCCAG ACTGGATCGGGGAAAACCTACACAATGGGGACAAACTACAATGGACAAGAACACAACGGTGGAATCATTCCTAAGGTGGTGGAAACTATATTTTCCAGAGTACATGCAACTAGAGATTCCACTGAATTCCTAATCAGAATATCGTTTATTGAG ATATTTAAGGAAGAGGTATTTGATTTACTGGATCAGAGCCCACCAGTTGTTTCTCGAGGTGATGGAGTGTCTCTAGCAAAGCCTGCAGGACCCGCAAGAGTTCCTATTCAAATCAGAGAGACTGTGAATGGCGGGATTACACTTGCTGGTGTGACGGAGGCAGAGGTCAGAACAAAAGAGGAGATGGCTTTATTTCTTATGCGTGGCGCATTATCTCGTGCTACTGGAAGCACTAATATGAACAGTCAATCAAG TCGTTCACATGCTATATTCACAATATCCATGGAGCAAAAGAAAATTGCTGGAGCTTTTCATAATGACAGCGGAGATGATATTCTGTGTGCAAAACTTCATTTAGTGGATCTTGCTGGTTCTGAAAGAGCAAAGCGAACTGGAGCAGATGGGATGCGTTTCCGCGAAG GTGTTCATATCAATAAGGGACTGCTGGCCCTTGGTAATGTGATAAGTGCCTTGGGAGACGAGAAGAAGCGGAAAGAAGGAGGCCATGTTCCATATCGTGATAGCAAGTTAACGCGTCTGTTACAG GATTCCCTTGGAGGAAACAGCAAAACAGTCATGATAG CTTGTGTAAGTCCTGCAGACACAAATACTGAGGAGACCTTAAACACTTTAAAGTATGCAAATCGTGCTCGCAACATTCAGAACAAAGCCATT ATCAACCGTGACCCAATGACAGCTCAAATGCAAAGAATGCGAAGCCAAATTGAACAACTGCAGACCGAGCTCCTTTTCCTTCGTGGAGATTCCGGTGGGTCTTTTGAGGAGCTTCAG attttgaAGCACAAGATCTCTTTGCTTGAAGCAAGCAATGCAGAGCTAAGAGGGGAGCTTCAAGAACGCCGAATTGCTTGTGAACATCTTGCGCAACGTGCTCTCGATGCTCAG GTTGAAAAAGATAAACTGATAATGAGAATCGAATCAGCCAGAAATGGTAAATCTTGGGATGAGATTGACTCTACTTCAGATCAG gATTTTGATTTGGTGAAGTCATATGTATCGAAAATTCAAGAATTAGAAGGGGAACTGTTACGCTTGCAAAATTTGAATGGTTCAAAAGTTGTTGATTGTCTTGAGTTGGATGATGATGCGCTTCACTCCAGAGATACATATTTCACGAATCTTCATGAGCTTTCATCTGGGTCTGGTACGAAAGACGTCGACATCAATG GTGAGGCCGAAGACCAGGTAAAAGAGTTGGAACATTCTTCTCTTCAGGAGAAACTGGATATGGAGCTCAAGGAGTTGGACAAAAAACTTGAACAGAAGGAG GCTGAAATGAAGCGGGTTGCAAGTGTTGACCCCTCAGTTCTTAAGCAACATTACGAGAAGAAGGTTCATGAATTGGAGGATGAGAAAAGGGCTCTGCAG AAAGAGATTGAGGAACTGAGGTACAATCTTGAAAATATGTCATCTACTTCTGACGAAGGTGCTCAAAAGCTGAAAGAGGATTATCTTCAGAAGTTAAATGTTCTTGAATCACAG GTTGCAGTgctaaaaaagaaacaagatgCTCAAGCTCAACTCTTAAGACAGAAACAAAAAAGCGACGAGGCAGCAAAAAGACTACATGATGAGATTCATAGAATAAAGACGCAAAAG GTCCAattgcaacaaaaaataaagcaagaGTCTGAGCAATTCAGATTGTGGAAAGCATCACGAGAAAAAGAAGTTCTTCAG CTtaagaaagaaggaagaaggaatGAGTATGAGATGCACAAGCTACTTGCTTTGAACCAGAGGCAAAAGATG GTTTTGCAACGGAAGACAGAAGAAGCTTCTATGGCTACAAAACGGCTAAAAGAGCTATTAGAATCTCGAAAGACTTCATCGCGCGAGACATCTG CTGGAAACAGCAACGGTCCTGGAATTCAG TCATTGATGCAGACAATCGAGCATGAACTCGAAATCACAGTACGGGTGCATGAAGTGCGCTCCGAATATGAGCGTCAAATGGAAGA GAGAGCTAGAATGGCTAAGGAGGTGGCAGAGTTGAAGGAAGAAGCACAAAACTTACGGCAGACAAATTTAAG tGGTTGCCCTGAGACAATGTCTCCTGGTGCAAGAAACTCAAGGATTTTTGCACTGGAAAACATGCTTGCTACTTCATCCAGCACCCTTGTTTCTATGGCATCACACTTGTCAGAAGCAGAAGAGCGTGAACGGGCTTTTAGTGGTAGAGGCCGTTGGAACCAAGTTCGGTCTCTTGCTGAagcaaaaaatattatgaattttctATTTAACTTAGCTTCTTCCTCCAG GTGCCAGTTACGGGGTAAAGAAGTGGACTGTAGGGAGAAAGATTCTGCAATAAGGGAGTTGAAGGGAAAGATTGTCAATTTAATTAGACAATTGGAAATGCAAAAGGCCGCTCTTCTACAGCAGGAGAAGATGCAT AAATTAGCTTTGATGAAGCACTCCACGGACAATACAGCAAGATCAGGGAATTCTGACCTGAATTCCGGGGAAGCACATGTGTATGATTTGCGGCCCAAG GGGTTGCAGGGGTCCATGGTTTTTAGCAATGCAGGGAATAACAGTCGGTTATTGGTTGACATGGACACATCTGAATCAGAACATTCTGACCTCGATGCAACTTATGATGATGATGACACTGAGTGGGAAGCTACTGAAAAGCGGATTGCTAGGAAAAGGAATTCTAAAACTGATGGCCGTATAGGAGCACTTTCGCATCCAATAGAAATCAGTGATTCTGAAAGTTTGAAAACCGAGGCTTCTGACGAAAGAACGACAGCTGTAACTCAGAAAACTACTTCTGGACTTTGTTGCACCTGCAGTAGATACTCGTTGTGCAAGACAACGAGATGTGAATGCCGAGCTGGTGGAGGAAGTTGTGGGGTCTCATGCAACTGTATATCCTCTAAATGCAGCAATAGAGAAGCTACTCTAACCAAAGCCTTGGATTACTTGCCGCATTCAGAACTGGGTGATTGCAATGATGAAACAGATAGGAGCCAAAATCTTGCTTCAGAAGGTGCAAAGCTACTTCAGAGTGCATTAGCTGAGAAGCTTGTTGATGCAAATGAGGGGAATGAGCCAAGAAGGAAGCCTTTATCTGACATCGGCAATACCGTG GGAAAATCAAATGCACCAAAACCTAACCAGAGAAAGAAATGGAGAAAATCTGTGATTCAACTTGTTCCTGTAGCAGCCCCAACTCCTCAGCCTGAAATTACTGAAGCCATCAAGAAACCAGAGAGCAGTGACATTGAGGCAGAAATCCCGTTACAGTTACCTAGAGCTATGCGGTCAGCTGCCTCAAATAGCAACCTattgagagagaggaattcTGAGCAGTCAGATGTTTCTGTTGTAAATAAAGATGGTAGTGGTGCTCCAGCTCCAACAAGTCCACCACGACGACAAAGAATGACAGATGAGAAAGAGAACCGTGGCCTTTAA